The genomic segment tccctctttctgCCCCCTTCACGGAATTCTCTCTCTCCGACCTTCCCCaacctctcctcattctccactcctcctctttctccccagtGTCATGACTCCTCCCCACCTGCCCCCGCCCACACCACTCTCACCACTCGAGAATACACGCTCTCACACTCTAAACCTTCGTACTGCCCGGCACTTCCTCCCCCTGCTCTCGCCCTCTCTCATTATCAGTCCTTCATATGGTACACGCTGGTGTCGGTCTGACCCCCTGTCAACACGGGTTTCCTCTGACAACAGTTGCTTCCCCTTTCTCAGCTCAGAACGCAGAGAATCCTCGACTGGATGGACGACAGCGAGACCTACATGAATGTGAAGTTTCCAAAAACAGACTCAGGGTCTCCCTCCCGAGGTGAGTGGGGCAGACGGACGGAGGGAgaaagtttcactctgtgtctgggccCGTGGGTGTGTAATGCGACGGTGAGGatggagattcgctctgtgtctgtcccgggagtgcgtgatggcacggtgtggaggaattttcactctgtgtcttacccctggagtttgtgatgggatggtgtggaaggagctccactctgtgtctgaccccgggtgtgtgtgatggtacggtgtggagggagattcactctgtgtctgtcccgggagtgcgtgatggcaTGGTATGGAGGAAACTTCAATCTGTGTCTTACCCCCGGAGTTTGTGATTGGATGGTCTGGAAGCAGCGCCACTCTGTCTCaacccgggaatgtgtgatgggacggtgtggagggagattcactctgtgtctgacccgggagtctGTGATCGGACggttggagggagcttcactgcgtgtctcaccccgggagtgtgtgatgggacggtgtggatggagattcgctctgtgtctgaccctcacTGTTCTGTCCCCAGCTGAACCTGATGTATTGTACGCTAAAGTTAACTTCAAGACTGTCTCTGAGCCCCGCGCCCGGACACATCCAGGTCAGTTTCAACGTTGTTGGTGGAACCGTGTTTAGATGATAATACCTGTCGAGAGATCACAGGGCAAGCGTACAGTTGACCCTTGTGATTCTGTGTTTGAGAACAACACGGATGGAACGCGTGAGAGATGTGATGAGGAGGGAACTCTCTTTGATGGTCAGTTCGGAGTGTTGAGCCCATGGAGGTGCGGAATTGAGAGATCGTCTTGGgatgggatgaggagggagtCCTGTGGGAAGAATCGACGACTGCAGATGGCATGGTATGGGCCGTCTGGAGTAAGGGCGAATATGGACTGAGCGCTGTGTGGCGGGGGTTGTGGAGATGAGTCAGCGCCGTGTCGGGCTGGTGAGGACGGAGGCCAGTGGGAGAGATGGTGTGGACGGAACGCGTTACAAAAccttaaccactctctcccttttctaacccactctctttccctcttcccccttttctcatctccctctccactctccctctctcctctgtctcttaCTCACACTGTTTCCGCTACTGTctcccactgtcccgttctcttCGCTCTGTTCACTCTCATCCCCCCCTTATCTTCGTCCTCTCCGCTCACTGTTATCCTTTCCCGAACACCATCCGTTcttcccacctctctctgtcGTTTGCCGCACATCTCCCCTCCACATCTTCTCCACCTCTctatccacccctctctccctttcccagaCGCTCACCCCCTCGCTCTTGCCCCCTTTCTGAATTTTTCTTgttatctcttccccatccctctcCTGCTCCTCTACCCTCCTTTCCTCTCCCTTCTCATTCTCCTCTCATtcatctctcacacctctcactccaCTCTCACCCGACGCCATCGGCCTCTCCCTTCCCACTTTCTCCCGTTTCTACCCCCGTTCTCTTTCCCCATTTTTTCTCTCGCATCTCCTTGCTTCATGCCCACATCGCGCTCTCTCCTCTCTGACCATCGTTTTCGACTTCTCTCTATCTCCACGTCTctgccctccctctcctccttctccctcaccctctctctcgctgtctcaccccttctctctgcctcacttatctctctctctattcccTCTGTTCTGTCTGTCCCCGATTCCTCCCCGCCCCCCCGTCGCTATTCTCTaccgctctcactctctcgcttATCTGCCTGTCCGACTCTCTCTCCCAGCCGGTCTAAACTCCACTGACTCAGAGCTGAACCTTCGGAAAGAGGAACCCCGCATTAATGAGAACGAAGATCCTCCCATTGCCTCGGGATCCGACAGGCTGCCAACCACTGCACAAACAGGTCAGAGTTCGCAGAAAAGACGTCATTTTCGAGGGGTCACGTGTTTTCACCCAATTGAACAAGTTTCTAATGCATCtgccttgaccacttcctctgtcagctcgttccacagaCTGAGCACCCTCTGGGTAACAAAAGGCTGTCACTCGGCTCCTCTATTAaacccctttcccctctcaccttagaccTGTGCGCTCTGGTCTTCGATTCTCCGAACTAGGGAAAGTAACTGTACGCATTCACCGCTCGTGGTTTTATACGGCTTTGTATGGTCACCCGTACGCTCCAAGAATTAAAGACCTAACCTGCCCGACCTCGCTCCATAATCAACCCCTCAAGTCCGGCAACATCCTCgttctcctccttctctctcctccactctcacattactcaccccatcctctcttcccctccccaacccctttcACCTCTTTGCTCGCATCCCGATTCTCCCCGACTACTCTCCTACAAACCTTTCCCCATCTATGTCcttctttctccccatctctttcacGCTTCTCCGTCTGTGCACTGTCctgcactccctccctccactgtcGCCTCCCCtattttctccccttcctttctctcgcctctctctctcgGGTTATTCGTTCTCCTGCACAACCACTCCCACCCGTttcctcatctccctccctcctcgcCATCGACTCTCACCTCAATCCTTTGCCCTCTGGTTCCGGATAGCCAGGACCTGAGGAACGTCTGTGCTCATTCAACCTGCCTGCGGCGCTCGTGGTTTCATACAACTCTCTAAGGTCCCTCCTGCGCTCCAAGGCATAAAGTCCCGAGCTGCCCGACCTCCCTCCGTACCTCACTCCACTGAGTCCAACATCCTGGTATACCTTAAACACaacatattctgcagatgctgttgtcaaaggagcactcacaatgtgctggaggaactcagcaggtcagtcagcatcagttgaaatgattagccgacgtttcgggccgcaaCCCTACGTCAGGACCGAAGGAAGAagtttggggagggtttgaagaatgctgttatctgaaaaaaaaaaacagtaatttgaaagacaaaggggtgggagagaggaagcagggaggtgattggtagGAGAACAATGctcagtagtagaaggaggcggaactatgagggcggtgatgtgaaatagggatagaggaagggagggggagggaattaccggaagttatagaattctatgttcataccagggGGCTAGAGACTacttagacggtatatgaggtgttgctcctccaacctgagcttagcctcataatggctgtggaggaggccatgtatggacatatctgaatgggagtgggaagcagagttgaagtggatggcgactgggagatcttgtctgttgtggcggacagagtggaaGAGCtcggtgaggcaacactttacttgCGAATCTGTTGCGGTCATCTATGtaatccggtgctcccggtgaggcctcctctacatcggtgaaacccgacgcagattgggggaccgcctcgtcgagcacctccactcgtCCGTCACAACGAATTGATCTCTGCGTAAAGATGTAACTACTCCCTCTCCGGTTTCTGATgtgtgtagaaacatagaaaacattcaTCACAATATAGTCCCTGCAGCCCACAAAACTCTGCCGAACATGTCGCTAGCTGAGAACTACATCGGCTTTActcatagccctccacttttcaaagctccatgcagccatctaggagtctcttaaatgaccctccGCCTCCTCCACCGCCGCCGGATGCCCATTCAATACACTCACCACTCGTACGTAAAAAACTTactactgacatctcctctgtacctacttccaagcaccttgaaaccaTGTTCTCTcctgatagccatttcagccctggggaaaagcctctgactatccacacgatcaatgtctctcattacttgtacacctctatcaggtcacctctcaccctccgtcgctccaaggagaaaaggccgtgttCACTCAACGAGtactcataaagcatgctccccaatccaggcagcatcccagtaaatctcctcCTCATCTTTTCTATGGTTGCCACGTCTCTCCTACAGTGAGgggaacagaactgagcacagtacttcaagattGATCTGACCAGGTTCCCATATTGCTCCAATATTACCACTCGACTCTtaaatgtatataaatgatctgtaTGAAATTGCAGATGCGTGGGTTGGTAGGTTTGCAGTTGATACGGCGAGCGGTGGTGCTGTGGAGAGcggagaagactggcaaagaattcaGTGGGACGTTGATTAGTTACAGATATGGTTTGGAGACCGGACAAATCTAAAATGCTGCGCCTTGGTTGGTCAAATAAAAGAAATGGCATACTGTCAAAGCCAAAATACTAACCAGTGTGGAAACATATAAACATACAAGCATAGACTTCTTCGTTTTAACTTTCACCGGAGTTCAGAGAGGCGGAATTGCGCAGGCGTgagacgtcgggcagtgaagcgccgaagatttaaaaggaacactgCCTTATACAGTGAACAGCATAGTTTGCGGAATCCGGAGTGAGCAGGGAGCAGAGCGAAGGCTTAAGTGCTTTGGCTCAGCCGGCTTAGGCGGAAGCGGGAGAGGCGAGGAAgagttagaatatagaacatagaacatagaataatacagcacagtacaggccattcggcccacaatgttgtgacgaacctcaaaccctgcctccatagatctcccaccttaaattcctctatatacctgtctataggctcttaaacttcactagtgtatctgcctccaccactgactcaggcagtgcattccacgtaccaaccactctctgagtaaaaaaaccttcctctaatatcccccttgacctTCCCACCACTTACGTAAAAGACATCTCCtcatgtattgagcagtggtgacctggggaagaggtgctggctatccactctatctattcctcttattatcttgtacacctctatcatgtctcctctcattctccttctctccaaagagtaaagccctagctccattaatctctgaccataatgcatactctctaaaccaggcagcatcctggtaaatctcctctgtaccctttccaatgcttccacatccttcctatagtgaggtgaccagaactggacacagtactccaagtgtggccaaaccagagttttatacagctgcatcattacatcgcgactcttaaactctctccctcgacttaggaaagctaacaccccataagttttcttaactaccctatcgacctgtgaggcaactttcagggatctgtggacatgtacccccagatcccgctgctcctccacactaccaagtatcctgccatttactttgtactctgccttggaggttgtccttccaaattgtatcacctcacacttctcagcgCTGAACTCCATTTGCTacttcttagcccacttctgcatcctatcgatgtctctctgcagtcttcgacaatcttctacactatccactacaccaccaacctttgtgtcgtctgcaaacttgccaacccacccttctacccccacatccaggtcgttaataaaaatcacgaaaagtagatgtCCTAGAACAAATCCCtatgggacaccactggtcataaTCCTCCAGTTTGAATGTACTTCCTTCACCATGACCCTCTAACTTCTGACGGCAAGCCAAATCAAAATCCATCTGGCCGAacgtccctggatcccatgctttctgactttctgaataagcctaccgtgtggacccttgtcaaatgccttactaaaatccatatagatcacatccactgcagtaCCCTCATCTCTATGGCTGGCCACCTTttcaaagaactcaatcaggcttgttagacacgatctgcccttcacaaagccatactgactgttcctgatcagaccattattcagtaaatgcccatagatccttcctttgagaatcttttccaacagtttcccaccacagacataaggctcgcTGTTCTACAATTACCCGGGCTATCTCTACACataaaaatcctagccagaggctcagcaatctcgtccGTCGCCTCATGGaccagcctggggaatattccgtcaggaccCGGGACTTCTGCGTCCTATTATATTTCAACGACtcgaacacctcctctcccttaatatcaacatgctccagaacatcaacctcactcatattgtcctcaccatcatcaagttccctctcattggtgaataccgaagagaaggattcattgaggacctcgctcacttccacagcctcccggtacatcttcccacctttatctctaatcggtcctaccttcactcctgtcattcttttgtTCCTCACATAATCGAAGAAtgtcttggagttttcctttaccctactcgccaagagcTTTtcgtgcccccttcttgctcttctcagccccttcttaaactccgttcttgcttccctatattcctaaatagacccatctgatccttgctgccTAAACcgcatgtatgctgccttcttccacctgactaggttttccacctcactCGTCACCTATGGTTGCTGCACCCGACCATTttctatcttcctcaccgggacaaatgtatccttaacatcctggaagagatctctaaacatcgaccacatgtccgcagtatatttccctgcaaaaaaagATCATCTCAATTCACATCCGGACGTTCTTGccttataccctcataatttgcccttctcggattaaaaaaaaatgttcctatcttttctgattctatccttttccatgataatgctaaaggccagggagcggtggtcactgtccctcagATGATCACCCACAGGGAGACCTAGTTACTGGTACTAGTAACTAgtatcattacctagtactagatctattATGGCATTCCACctcgtcggcctgtccacatactgtgacaggaatccgtcctggacacacttaacaaactctgccccatctaaacccttgtaaccaatcaggtgccaatcaatattagtgaagttaaagtcacccatgatgattaccctgttatttttgcacctttccaaatctGCCTCcgaatctgctcctcggtatctctgctgctaccagggagctTATAGAACACTCCCAGCAGAACAACtgcacctttcctgttcctgatttccacgtatactgattcaaaagaggatcctgctacactagccaccctttctgtagctgtaatagtatccctgaccagtaatgccaccctcctctccttttaccccctctctatcccttttaaaacactgaaatccaggaatattgagaatccattcctgccctggtgccagccaagtatctgtaatggccactacatcacaaTGCAATgtctgtatccaagctctcagttcatcacctttgttgctgatgcttcttgcattgaggtacacacacttcagcccttcagccttactacctttacaccatttattctgcttctctttttctcaaagcctctctatatgttagatctggctttactctatgcacttctttcactgctgtatcgctctgggtcccatcccccttgcaaattagtttaaaccctcccaaaccatgctaacaaacccacctgcaaggatatttctccccctcgggttcaatattcatttgttttacctgttatttgaggagagtgGGAAGTATGAGTGTCAGGGAAGCTTGTTGCTGtcagtgtcggatgtgggaggtcgtgtagtctcccagcctcccagatgtcCATATCTGCGCCAGAtgtgccgagatgcagctcctaacaTGACCGCGTTTCGGAGCTGGAGCTGCtccagggagagtgaggagttgatagagaggagttacacacagtggtcacaccgttgccacgggaggcagacaagtgggccacggttaggagggggaaggggaagagtcaggtactagacaGTTCCCCAGTGGCTCTgctccttgacaataagtactcctgttttaGTACTATTGATGGCGGACAACTTATCTGGGGGAAGCAACattggccgtgcctccggcacggagtccggccctgtagctcagaagggtagagaaaggaagaggcgggcagttgtaataggggaatCGATAGTTCGGGGGttagataggcgattctgtggacgcagtccgaaGACCTGGATGGTAGCCTGCCTCCTTAGTGCCAgtgtccgggatgtttctgatggcGTCTAAGATATCctgaagggagggagaggaaccagaggtcgtggtacacagAGGTaaacaatgacataggtaggaaaaggggagcggtcctgaaaggagaatatagggagttacgAAGGgtgttgagaaaaaggaccgaaATGTAGTAatttcgggattactgcctgtgccacgcgacagtgagagtaggaatgcagtgAGGGGGAAGATATgtgcgtggctgagggactggaATAGGGGACATGGATTCaagtttatggatcattgggacctcttttggcgcacgTGTGACctctacaaaaaggacaggttgcacttgaatcctagaggGGACCAATATCATGGCGGGGAGATTTACGAAGGCTACTGAAGTGAATTTGatctagaatggttggggggtgggaaacaaattgaagagactgggagagaggaggttaattCACAAATATAGAAAGCtcgtagacagtgtgtgagggagaataggcaggggacagagatctgGAGCACTCCGAACAAAGAtgcaggagagaaggaagaaaaagataacaacgTTGTTTGCTCCATGAAGGATAAGCAGAGAGTAGGatgtggagagtttcttaaattcaTCTATTTTAACGctgggagcattgtaagaaaggtggatgaacttagtgCATgggttgatacctggaaatatgatgttgtagctattagtgaaagtTTGTTGCAGGAGGGATGTGATtgacaactaaatattccaggatttcgttgcttcagatgtgatagaataaGAGGCGCAAGAGgcggaggtgttgcattgcttgtcagagaatatATAACGGCGGTGccctggcaggatagattagtggactcgtctagggaggctatttggttGCAATCGAGGAATGCGAAAGGTGTATTGaaacttataggggtgtattatagaccgccTAATGgagaccgagaactggaggagcaaatttgtaaggagatagcagatatttgtatcaagcacaaggttgtggttgtaggagattttaattttccacacatagactgggaagttcgattctgtaaaagggctggatggtttggagtttttcAAATGTGTGCAAGGTAGTTACTTTTGGCAGCAATACATAggagtaccaactagagaaggggcagtgttcgATCTGCTGTCAGGGAATGAGATagagcaggtgacggaggtatgtgttgggaacACTTCGGGTCTAGTGATCACAACAACATTATTTACAATAtaatatggagaaggataggactggacccagtgttgagatttttgattggagaaaggccaactttCAGGatatgcgaaaggatttagaaggagtggattgggataatttgttttatgggaaggatgtacgaccgaaatggaggtcatttaaaggtgaaattttaagggtactgtcatagtccggtccgtgaagtccgcattccggttcacggtccggtccatcgaccatgctccaggttttcctgtttctGTTCGTGTTGAGCACTAAtggaggcagctgattctcgttggagCTGGCTGCTTAAATACCTCCAGGGGCGAGGGCGTGgcggctggattgttcctgtccttactccttgtatccattcccctgccttctgtttcctcgcctggagccttgccttgtcttgctggtaactctcgcctcgcctgaattTCTtgcctcgccttgcattgcctgaaaccTTGTCTTATCTtactggtaactctcgcctcgtctcgcctgaagtcttgtcctgGAACCACCCTGAACCTTGTTCCTTCCATGTCCCTGCCCCTGTGGGGTAAGCCAGTCCAGATTGCCGTGACACTGCGGTGGgttctgtctcttcctgtcccttgtctgcgtagggtaagtcaggccagattgctgttaccctgcggttggttctacCCCTTCCTGTCCCTCGCCTCCGTTGGGTGGAGATcagcgccctgcccaggtgatccgcgccctgttCAGGAGTACGGCGCCCTGCCTAGGAGTACCGCGCCCCGCCCAGGCTAAgtttcaagaccccaagtctcaagccttgcctcaagtctctggtctcaagcctcgcctcaaatctatgGCCTCAAGCCCGTCCTCAAGTCTCTGgtttcaagcctcgcctcaagtctctggcctcaagcctcgcctcaaatctatgGTGTCAAGCCCGTCCTCAAGACTCTGgtttcaagcctcgcctcaagtctctggcctcaagcctcgccacgagcctgaagactccatcctcgtCTTTCCTGCCAGCCTAGTCACGTCATtccctagttctggggtccgagccagaggcaaggcacaggttctgggtccttgcccagtctctggctcggagtccaatccCTGGGcccctagctctcttgtcctgtcctgttccgggttcccggttttcgtttCCATGTCCTTGCcttcgccctgtatcctagtatGTCCCTGGTGCTTCCGTGTCTGTGTCTTTCACTTGGATCCGTACCCAGCCACCCCCTTATGacagtacaggatctttatgttcctgttaggttgaaaggaaagtttaaaagtttgagagagccatggctttcaagggatattgaaacTTTGTTCCGAAAAAAGAGaaggatctacaataaatattggCAGCTTGTATTTAATGAGGTGCTCGATGAatataaataatgtaaaaagaatcttaagaaagaactTAGAAAAGCTAAAATGGGATACGAGACTGTTTGCGCACtatggtgaaaataaatccaaaggcttTCAACAGgaatattaaaagcaaaaggatcgtgaaggataaaattggtcccttagagaatcagagtggacggttatgtgcggagccaaaagagaaatcactaaggagaaggatattgaattgtgtaaggtaaaggaaacaagaagggtagttatggaaagtatgacgattaaagaagaggaggtactggctctttttaaggaatatatttgTGGATAAGTCTCCGTGTCCACAAAAGATATTCCCCAGGAACTTTAGAGAAGTTAGTGTGGAAGTAGCttgggctctgacagaaatatttcaaatgtcattagaaacggggatggtgccggaggattggcgtattgctcatattgttccattgtttaaaaagggttctaagagtaaacctagcaattatcggcctgcaAGTTTGACGTCagcggtgggtaaattgatggaatatattcttagagatggtatatgtaaCTACCTGGAATGACAGGTTCtcattaggaacagtcaacatggatttgtgcgtggaaggtcatgcttgacaaatcttattgctTTTCTTTTTTGATGacgttactaagaaagttgacgagggtaaagcggtggatgttgtctatatggacttcagtaaggcctttggcaagattccacatggaaggttagttagaaaGGTTCAGTAGTTagaaaggttcaatcgttaggcattaatatcgaagtagtaaaatggattcagcagtgactggatgggagacgccagagagtaatgGTGGATAACCATAACTCGGGGATCTGTACTGGTATTTATATTAATCTAATATTGTTTGTCATATGTATTAATGATCTGCATGAtggtgtggtaaattggattagtaagtatgcagatgaaacCAAGATAgttggcgttgtggataatgaagtaggttctcaaagcttgtagagagatttaggccagttagaagaggggctgaaagatggcagatggagtttaatgctgaaaaatgtgagctgctacattttggtaggactaatcaaaacaggacatacatggtaaacggCAGGGCATTGAGGGCTGCAGTAGAACAGCGGAACTAGCAATGATTGTGTatagttctctgaaggtggaatctgatgtggatagtgtggtgaagaaagtttttggtgtgCTGACCTTTCTAAATCAgaccattgagtataggagttgagatgtaatgttaacattgtttaaggcactggtaaggccaaatttggagtgctgtgtacagttctggtcaccgaaatataggaaagatgtcaataaaattgagagagtacagaagagatttactaaaatgttacctggattCATCTCCAtattacagagaaagtttgaacgagttaggtctttattctttggagcatagaaggttgaggggtgacttgatagaggtatttaatgTTATGATGGGGATATGTAGAGTTGACGAGGAtaggttttttttttccattgagagtgggtgagattcaaacaagaggacgtgagttgagagttaaaggtcaaaagttcaggggtaacacgagggggaacttctttacacagagagtggtagatgtgtAGAACgagaggtggttgaggcaggttcgatgttgtcatttaaagttaaattggatagatatatggacaggaaaggaatggaaggttatgggctgagtgcaggtcggtgagaccagttgagagtaagagttcggcacgtaCTAGATGGGCCGAGATTGCCTGGTTCCGTGGTGTAACtgttatatgtttatatggttatagaaaactcacagcacaatacaggccgttcggACCACAATGATGTGCGGAACATGTCCTGACTTTAGATGGGCAGAGGATCTTGGGGTTtatgttcatagctccctgaacaTGGCTTCACAGTTTGATGGGATGGTGAAGAAGAACTATGGCATCCTTACCTTAATTATTCGGGGCATTGAGTACAAATGTCAGGGagctatgttgcaactttatgaaAATCACTAGTTTGGCTGAATCGGgcgtattgtatacagttctggtcaccacatcatCAGTAGATTTCAAGGCGTTGGGCAGCCTCCGGAGAGGTTTAACAGGACGCTGCCAGGATTCGATGGCATGTGTTACAACGAGAGGTCAGACACCCGGGTTATTTCTTCTGGAACGGAGGAGGCCCAGGGGAGATCTGACTGATCTCTGGAATCCGTCAGACACCTGTCAGCCAAACCCAAGTCAAGGAAGTTGGACACTCGGCGATGACGGTTGAAAGTAGATGagattgagagagggagggagtaaTCGTGGTGGAAGGACGGAACACGGATGGTAGGAGGAAGGGAATGCTAGTGGGGAAGACGGCTGAGTTCACATACACATTGAATGGGCTCTCTGCAGGTGCGCCTGAACAGGAGTCGAAAAAGAGCATTGGAAGCAGATCA from the Mobula birostris isolate sMobBir1 chromosome 13, sMobBir1.hap1, whole genome shotgun sequence genome contains:
- the LOC140207282 gene encoding uncharacterized protein isoform X3 is translated as MDDSETYMNVKFPKTDSGSPSRAEPDVLYAKVNFKTVSEPRARTHPAGLNSTDSELNLRKEEPRINENEDPPIASGSDRLPTTAQTGAPEQESKKSIGSRSCRKVYLLCLIMSILIAIVAGLSIYVSQIRQSQLNSSLQSTISEISDLRHQFTQMETKYKLVNDSMAQICELLTSRRDFCFQ